Proteins from one Thioalkalivibrio sp. XN279 genomic window:
- a CDS encoding YifB family Mg chelatase-like AAA ATPase, which produces MALAKVLSRAQCGLEALPVTVEVHAGGGLPGFNIVGLPATAVRESRDRVRAALSNCSFRFPAGKVIVNLAPADLPKEGGRFDLPIALGVLVASGQLPGRCLKVTEFLGELSLNGDLRPVQAPLCAAIAAASKGRTLVVPSASAAEAAVAGAGEVRAAQHLLAVAAHLQGRKPLPVVTAPPRLMAGIHQGPDLSEVRGQQRGRRLLELAAAGGHNLLFIGPPGTGKTMLARRLGGLLPPLDPATALQVASIASAAGKPFAPDDWGRRPFRAPHHSASSVALTGGGANPRPGEVTLAHHGVLFLDELPEFSRTALEALRQPLEEGELTISRAAVQRTFPARFMLVAAMNPCPCGFLGDPRGNCCCSADAVQRYRWRISGPLLDRIDLVAEMPRPAPEEMLGPPGESSARVRERVRAVRDTSVRRQGGLNARLEGKALDTHAALDPAGRALLVRSAEKLGLSARAQTRVRRVARTIADAAGAEAIGLRHLAEALSCRGLDRMD; this is translated from the coding sequence ATGGCGTTGGCGAAGGTGCTGAGCCGGGCGCAATGCGGCCTCGAGGCGCTGCCGGTGACAGTCGAAGTCCACGCCGGCGGCGGGCTGCCGGGGTTCAACATCGTGGGGCTCCCGGCGACGGCGGTGCGGGAAAGCCGCGACCGCGTGCGCGCGGCATTGTCGAACTGCAGCTTCCGCTTTCCTGCCGGCAAAGTGATCGTCAACCTGGCGCCGGCCGACCTGCCGAAAGAGGGCGGGCGCTTCGACCTGCCCATCGCGCTGGGGGTGCTGGTCGCCTCGGGGCAGCTTCCCGGGCGCTGTCTCAAGGTCACGGAGTTCCTCGGCGAGCTTTCCCTCAATGGAGACTTGCGGCCGGTGCAGGCTCCGCTGTGCGCGGCCATCGCCGCGGCAAGCAAGGGGCGGACGCTGGTCGTTCCCTCGGCTTCGGCTGCCGAGGCGGCTGTGGCCGGCGCCGGCGAGGTACGCGCGGCGCAACACCTGCTGGCGGTGGCGGCGCACTTGCAGGGCCGCAAGCCGCTGCCGGTCGTGACGGCGCCGCCGCGCTTGATGGCGGGGATACACCAGGGCCCGGACCTGTCCGAGGTGCGCGGGCAGCAGCGGGGACGGCGCCTGCTGGAACTCGCCGCGGCGGGCGGGCACAACCTGCTGTTCATCGGTCCGCCCGGCACCGGCAAGACCATGCTGGCGCGACGCCTCGGGGGGCTGTTGCCGCCCCTCGACCCGGCCACGGCCTTGCAGGTGGCGTCGATCGCCTCGGCGGCCGGCAAGCCTTTCGCGCCCGACGACTGGGGACGCCGCCCGTTTCGTGCCCCGCATCATTCCGCCTCTTCCGTAGCGCTGACCGGCGGCGGCGCCAACCCGCGGCCGGGCGAGGTGACGCTGGCCCACCACGGCGTCCTGTTTCTCGACGAGCTGCCGGAGTTCAGCCGCACGGCGCTGGAGGCATTGCGGCAACCACTGGAGGAGGGTGAACTGACCATCAGTCGCGCCGCTGTGCAGCGCACTTTCCCGGCCCGTTTCATGCTGGTAGCGGCGATGAACCCCTGTCCCTGCGGCTTCCTCGGCGACCCGCGCGGAAACTGCTGTTGCAGCGCCGATGCCGTGCAGCGCTACCGCTGGCGCATTTCCGGGCCGCTGCTGGACCGTATCGACCTGGTGGCAGAGATGCCGCGCCCCGCGCCGGAGGAGATGCTCGGGCCGCCCGGCGAATCCTCAGCGCGGGTGCGCGAGCGGGTGCGTGCGGTGCGCGACACGAGCGTGCGGCGGCAGGGCGGCCTGAACGCCCGCCTCGAAGGCAAGGCGCTGGACACGCATGCGGCGCTCGACCCGGCGGGGCGGGCCCTGCTGGTGCGCTCGGCGGAGAAGCTGGGCCTTTCGGCGCGCGCGCAGACGCGGGTACGGCGGGTGGCGCGCACCATCGCTGATGCGGCCGGGGCGGAGGCGATCGGGCTGCGACACCTGGCCGAGGCGCTGTCGTGCCGTGGCCTGGATCGAATGGACTAG